One Brassica oleracea var. oleracea cultivar TO1000 chromosome C7, BOL, whole genome shotgun sequence genomic window carries:
- the LOC106301525 gene encoding ankyrin repeat domain-containing protein 2, translating to MASSSENTRDEKNDSKSKSPKQGSGSGGSPSPSPADFGIDFNAFDFSSMAGILNDPSIKELAEQIAKDPTFNQLAEQLQKSVPSASSTEGALPNFDPEQYMATMNQVMGNPEFRTMAEKLGNALVQDPQMSSFMEAFANPGATEQFTERMAQMKEDPTLKPILAEIDADPSAMMKYWNDKDVLKKLGEAMGIAVGAEQNVAAEPEPEEAEEGEDEEESIVHQTASLGDVEGLKAALASGGNKDEEDSEGRTALHFACGYGEVKCAQVLVDCGANVNAVDKNKNTPLHYAAGYGRKECVSLLLENGAAVTLQNTDSKTPVDVAKLNNQLDVVKLLEKDAFL from the exons ATGGCTTCAAGTTCAGAGAACACTCGTG ATGAGAAAAACGATTCCAAGAGTAAGAGCCCTAAACAGGGATCTGGCTCAGGAGGTTCTCCTTCTCCTTCACCTGCTGATTTTGGTATTGACTTCAATGCTTTTGATTTCTCTAGCATGGCCGGTATTCTCAAT GACCCAAGCATCAAGGAATTGGCTGAGCAAATTGCCAAAGACCCCACCTTTAACCAGTTAGCTGAGCAGCTTCAAAAATCTGTTCCAAGTGCATCATCAACTGAAGGAGCTCTCCCTAACTTTGATCCGGAACAGTACATGGCTACAATGAATCAGGTTATGGGTAACCCTGAGTTCAGAACCATGGCCGAGAAACTCGGTAACGCCTTGGTACAG GATCCACAAATGTCTTCATTTATGGAGGCTTTCGCTAACCCTGGAGCAACAGAGCAGTTTACTGAGCGTATGGCACAGATGAAAGAAGATCCTACCTTGAAACCTATATTAGCTGAGATAGATGCTGATCCTTCCGCCATGATGAA GTATTGGAATGATAAAGATGTTTTGAAGAAGCTAGGCGAAGCAATGGGTATAGCTGTTGGAGCTGAGCAGAATGTTGCAGCTGAACCTGAACCTGAGGAGGCAGAAGAAGGAGAAGATGAAGAAGAGTCTATTGTACATCAGACTGCTAGTCTTGGTGATGTTGAG GGTCTGAAAGCTGCGTTAGCATCTGGGGGTAACAAAGATGAAGAAGACTCTGAGGGAAGAACAGCATTACATTTTGCATGTGGATATGGGGAG GTGAAATGTGCTCAAGTTCTTGTGGATTGTGGAGCAAATGTCAATGCAGTTGACAAAAACAAAAACACTCCACTGCATTATGCCGCTGGTTATGGACGGAAAGAGTGTGTAAGCCTTCTCTTAGAGAATGGTGCTGCAGT CACACTGCAAAACACAGACAGTAAAACTCCAGTTGATGTGGCAAAGCTTAACAATCAGCTCGATGTTGTTAAGCTCCTTGAGAAGGATGCTTTCCTCTAA